The Caenorhabditis elegans chromosome I genome includes the window TTGAAGATACTCGTAATATTCATTGCCCGTACAAAGCAACTGCTCTTCTTACAATGAAAATGTGCACACTCCGTGAAATGGCTGGTCAATGTAAAGAAAGTCTTGTGGTTCTTAGTGAGATTGCAGCGAATGATGAGAACAGTACGACGTATTCACAAGGTCTTCTGCCTGATTTGAGTGAGTATTTTATTTACTTGGatagaaattttatttggaaaaaagtaaaattttcaaattatttggtctatttgaagttttcctaatagttttaaaaaaattaaatatgccAGAAGAAAATCctactttttgaatttataaattaaatttttaaatgttgatATTAAAAgttaatcacaaaaaaaaaggaaaaaaagaatttgcgGTGGACGGGAAGGTGGGTGGgtggaaaacagaaaaaaaccgataCATTTACCAAAACCCTCGATAAGTCTTCGgtcaataattcaaatatcttcccaaaagtggcaattattagaaaaaaacataacgaCCAAAGCCATAAAACAACGACAACACGGAAATTCTTTTACAACCATAGGAGAAGACGAGCAATAATGTAATTTTAtaatagaaattttattttttctaccgATTTCTATGTAAAAAAGGAGGATAATTCAaacttaatttaaattttaaaattatttccaataaaaatctgcatcacaaaaaaaaggaaaaaagaatttgcGGTGGACGGGATTCGAACCCGCGCTCTGTTACCAGAATAGGATCGGGAGTCCTACGCCTTGACCGCTCGGCCACCACCGCgcggattctgaaaaatagtaattaATTGAAATCTAGAACGCTTGGCGGATATTGATAGATTTACAGTTTATAGTGTTTCTAGTAAAATAGTGAAGAATAATTATAGAAGATTTAAGAGAGttgtaaattatttatatttttctttcaataattatttagtTAGGTTTTCCAGAAGGTTTTGTTTTCATCAAAGGCGTAGGACTCCCGATCCTATTCTGGTAACAGAGCGCGGGTTCGAATCCCGTCCACCgcaaattcttttttccttttttttgtgatgcagatttttattggaaataattttaaaatttaaattaagttTGAATTATCCTCCTTTTTTACATAGAAATcggtagaaaaaataaaatttctattaTAAAATTACATTATTGCTCGTCTTCTCCTATGGTTGTAAAAGAATTTCCGTGTTGTCGTTGTTTTATGGCTTTGGtcgttatgtttttttctaataattgcCACTTTTGTGAAGATATTTGAATTATCGACCGAAGACTTATCGAGGGTTTTGGTAAATGtatcggtttttttctgtttttttaaagttaatgtTTGGCAATAATAACGTTTTGTTATtcgaaaattatgattttcttCGAAGACTgtgcgtttttttaaaatggtttACCAATacaaaagttaattttaattttaaaattctaacttttaattatttcagggCGATTTCCAGTAGGAAGTGGAGTTGGTGCAAATAAAAAGACTGCTCGGCTGGTTGCTGCACGTGATGctcttttgaaattaattccaaaattgagaGTATCAGAAGATAATGTGTGTGATGGAATGGTTGAGGAAGATGGAACACAACAAGGATTCGAAGAActcttcaaaaaagtgaaaatcgaTTCTCCGAATCTTGTTCAAATGTGCACACAATGTGCTATTCCAAAACCATATAATTTATTACGAGACGCAGTTAGTAGATCACTACGTTGGAATGGAATGGAATTAgtgatgaaaaaagaaatgattgGAAACGGAAGTCAACTGTCGAAAGTTATACTTATTCTTGGAGATATACAGGAAGAAGCTGAAGCTGTTGGTGTCAAACAGGCAACTCAGATGGCATCTCAGCGATTATTCAAGAAAATGCATCCGGAACTATTGACATatggaagttttttggaaatctacGGAAGACTTGAtgataaatcgaaaattgataatgCGAAGAAACAACATGACGaggtaaaattattttcaattgattcgaaatttttgaaaaaaattgttcaaaaatcctgaaaaaaatccggaaaaatgtatgaaaaaaataagaaaccTGTAATTTTCCATGAGAAAAGATACacatttcttttaaaaaaatagagaaattgatcggaaattatgaaaaatgaagttgttcaaaatcaaaaaaacagcaaaccgaaaaaagaaaatttcaaaaatataaaatcataaattaatacaggaaaaatattaaaaagaaaacgaaaatgtttgattgatttttaaataatatatattttgttgcaaagtttgataaaaatctggaaagctggctaaacatttttatttgctgaaaagttgtttgcgctttcaattttccgccagtttttcagattcttttcgaatttttcaactacaacaaatgtgttttctttatttctaatttgaaaagtttggatTACCATGCTGAAATAAGCGCTGTTGTTCAACATTCAAAATCTTATTTTCAGGTCGTACGTCTCCCAGATACTGGAAATCTGCTTGCTCCAAACTTCATCGTACTCTCCAAACTTTCGGAAGAAATGAAGAACATCTCACTAGTCTATCCACCTAGAAAGTTTCTCTATGGTCTCGCAACGAATTCTACTGGAATCAAACATGACATACGAAATGTGCTAACTCAAACATTGATGGCAACTCtgcctccaccaccacctcaaTTCTTTCCAATGATTGGTGGTCCTCCATTGATGCATCCAACATTTTCCACGTCAGcaccaccacctcct containing:
- the pash-1 gene encoding DRBM domain-containing protein (Confirmed by transcript evidence), giving the protein MVEEDGTQQGFEELFKKVKIDSPNLVQMCTQCAIPKPYNLLRDAVSRSLRWNGMELVMKKEMIGNGSQLSKVILILGDIQEEAEAVGVKQATQMASQRLFKKMHPELLTYGSFLEIYGRLDDKSKIDNAKKQHDEVVRLPDTGNLLAPNFIVLSKLSEEMKNISLVYPPRKFLYGLATNSTGIKHDIRNVLTQTLMATLPPPPPQFFPMIGGPPLMHPTFSTSAPPPPPPPQPMEYGYNPMKQMPSRKRGRHDDSSSPSHQKPHK